In Deinococcus taeanensis, one DNA window encodes the following:
- a CDS encoding transposase: MGKQRKTWSTDVKEAIVLSVLRGELGVAEAARQHGANESLIHTWKTQFLEAGRARLSGDRPDQGVTILERENDRLKRIVAEKELELDIARKVRRL, encoded by the coding sequence ATGGGGAAACAGCGAAAAACCTGGAGCACCGACGTCAAAGAAGCCATCGTCCTCAGCGTGCTGCGGGGCGAACTCGGAGTCGCGGAGGCAGCCCGTCAGCATGGAGCCAACGAGAGCCTGATCCACACCTGGAAAACACAGTTTCTGGAGGCGGGCCGTGCCCGCCTCTCTGGTGACCGACCAGACCAGGGCGTGACCATCCTGGAACGGGAGAATGACCGTCTCAAACGCATCGTGGCCGAAAAGGAACTGGAGCTCGATATTGCGCGAAAAGTGCGACGGCTCTGA
- a CDS encoding integrase core domain-containing protein — protein sequence MRDHQHSAPARCAKQQHRDALYEKVRQAALQHPTSGYRLLYQELKAQGEEIGLHKIRVALGELHLHPPLPRKTRKPSPKVSAPQDWPEGRRVQIDATRLSLPDGVCWIYFVLDVTSRVVLASRVVRSLSMHLAKLTLDEAVAVLRAQGHHKRILVQSDGGSDFTSDLFQQGCLMYGNWVRCKVSQPGGTGILERLNRTYKYQFAFRQDWQSMADVRAAMPDFHRWYNHERRHSALGYATPWSTLTLSANARNAA from the coding sequence ATGCGGGACCATCAGCACAGCGCGCCCGCGCGCTGTGCCAAGCAGCAGCACCGTGACGCACTGTACGAGAAGGTACGCCAGGCGGCGTTGCAGCATCCAACGTCTGGATACCGGCTGCTGTATCAGGAACTCAAAGCTCAGGGCGAAGAGATTGGCCTGCACAAGATCCGTGTCGCACTCGGCGAATTGCACCTTCACCCACCGCTGCCTCGAAAGACCCGGAAACCTTCCCCGAAGGTTTCCGCACCACAAGACTGGCCGGAAGGTCGACGGGTGCAGATTGACGCGACACGGCTGTCGCTGCCCGACGGGGTCTGTTGGATTTACTTCGTGCTGGACGTTACCTCGCGGGTGGTGCTGGCCAGCCGGGTGGTACGGAGCCTGTCGATGCACCTCGCCAAACTGACGCTCGACGAGGCGGTCGCCGTGCTGCGTGCTCAGGGCCACCACAAGCGCATCCTGGTCCAGAGTGATGGAGGCAGTGATTTCACCAGTGACCTCTTTCAACAGGGCTGTTTGATGTACGGCAACTGGGTGCGCTGCAAAGTGTCTCAGCCGGGAGGAACCGGTATCCTCGAACGCCTCAACCGGACCTACAAATACCAGTTCGCCTTCCGCCAGGACTGGCAGTCCATGGCCGATGTCCGGGCCGCCATGCCGGACTTTCACCGCTGGTACAACCACGAGCGCCGTCATTCGGCGCTCGGCTACGCCACGCCTTGGTCTACACTCACCTTATCGGCGAATGCTCGCAACGCCGCTTGA
- a CDS encoding glycoside hydrolase family 32 protein, producing the protein MPADRHTYRERHRPQVHYSPRQHWVNDPNGLVFVAGTFHLFYQHNPLGPTPGNLSWGHATSTDLLHWTEHPVALPARETHVIYSGSAVVDTHNTSGLGTADQPPLVALYTGHTDVHPQRTHLDKRHHEAQYLAFSPDQGRTWTYGGETAVLDLNKPDFRDPKVFRDEARGRWVMAVVHPDERQVEFYASADLQVWQTLSTFGPAGEVTGIWEVPEFFPLMDEAGVERWVLKVDFNPGGLHGGSGAQYWVGDFDGTTFTPLTPSRTLDYGKDFYAGLSWSDLPARRVWLAWMNNWEYATVLPTSPWRGAFTVPRELSLGAAWHLVQRPVPEVQALRRDVTRFECEPLLAARTFPLRAGEAHEFTLAAHLPDEAALRVEFVSAEGVEVSVQVSRAALQVTRPAHPEVPGFGGTHSAPLPDGPAMTEFTLLLDTSSLEVFAAGGQVVLTELLLPAAPVQAVRFQPVTGRPGVTGSFCEWRSIWERADATRR; encoded by the coding sequence CCGAACGGCCTTGTCTTCGTGGCCGGAACGTTCCATCTGTTCTACCAGCACAACCCGTTGGGGCCCACCCCGGGCAACCTCAGCTGGGGCCACGCCACAAGCACCGACCTCCTGCACTGGACGGAACACCCCGTGGCGCTGCCCGCGCGTGAAACGCACGTCATCTACTCCGGCAGCGCCGTCGTGGACACGCACAACACCTCCGGGCTCGGGACTGCGGACCAGCCACCGCTCGTGGCGCTGTACACCGGGCACACCGACGTTCACCCTCAACGCACGCACCTGGACAAGCGGCATCACGAAGCGCAGTACCTCGCGTTCAGTCCCGACCAGGGCCGCACCTGGACGTACGGGGGGGAGACGGCCGTGCTCGATCTGAACAAGCCGGACTTCCGCGACCCGAAGGTCTTCCGGGACGAGGCGCGCGGCCGGTGGGTGATGGCTGTCGTGCACCCTGACGAGCGGCAGGTGGAGTTCTACGCCTCCGCCGACCTGCAGGTCTGGCAGACCCTGAGTACATTCGGACCGGCCGGAGAAGTGACCGGCATCTGGGAGGTGCCGGAGTTCTTTCCGCTGATGGACGAGGCGGGTGTGGAACGCTGGGTGCTGAAGGTGGATTTCAACCCGGGTGGCCTGCACGGGGGCAGCGGCGCGCAGTACTGGGTGGGGGACTTCGACGGCACGACGTTCACGCCACTCACGCCGTCACGGACCCTGGATTACGGCAAGGATTTCTACGCGGGCCTGTCCTGGAGCGACCTGCCGGCGCGGCGCGTGTGGCTGGCGTGGATGAACAACTGGGAGTACGCCACGGTCCTGCCCACCTCACCCTGGCGGGGGGCCTTCACGGTGCCGCGTGAACTCTCGCTGGGCGCCGCGTGGCACCTGGTGCAGCGGCCCGTGCCGGAAGTGCAGGCCCTGCGCCGGGACGTCACCCGGTTCGAGTGTGAGCCTCTCCTGGCCGCCAGAACGTTCCCGCTGCGTGCTGGCGAAGCGCATGAATTCACCCTGGCTGCACACCTCCCGGATGAGGCGGCGCTGCGGGTGGAGTTCGTCTCCGCCGAGGGCGTCGAGGTGAGCGTGCAGGTCTCGCGGGCGGCCCTCCAGGTCACACGGCCAGCGCACCCGGAGGTGCCCGGTTTTGGTGGGACGCACAGCGCCCCGCTGCCAGACGGTCCAGCAATGACCGAATTCACGCTGCTGCTCGATACCAGCTCCCTGGAGGTGTTCGCGGCGGGTGGTCAGGTCGTTCTAACGGAGCTGCTGCTGCCTGCTGCGCCGGTTCAAGCGGTACGTTTTCAGCCGGTGACAGGTCGGCCTGGGGTGACCGGATCGTTCTGCGAGTGGCGCTCCATCTGGGAGAGGGCAGACGCAACCAGACGGTAG